One window of Hypanus sabinus isolate sHypSab1 chromosome 18, sHypSab1.hap1, whole genome shotgun sequence genomic DNA carries:
- the LOC132377470 gene encoding zinc finger protein 214-like, whose protein sequence is MTHQRVHTGERPFTCSDCGKGFTFSSKLKIHQRVHTGERPFTCSDCGKGFTQSSRLMVHLRVHTGERPFTCSDCGKRFTRSFDLQVHQRVHTGEKPFTCSDCGKGFHGSSDLHRHQRFHTGEKPITCKFCWKGFTLLSGLRRHQSVHTGERPFSCSVCGTTFSQSSDLQSHKTSSHWGEAIHLLRLWEDIHSVIPPTETPAS, encoded by the coding sequence ATgactcaccagcgagttcacactggggagcggccgttcacctgctcagactgtgggaagggattcactttttcatctaaactgaagatacatcagcgagttcacactggggagaggccattcacctgctcagactgtgggaagggattcactcagtcatctagaCTAATGGtacacctgcgagttcacactggggagagaccgttcacctgctcagactgtgggaagagatttactcgGTCATTTGATCTGcaggtacaccagcgagttcacacgggggagaaaccgttcacatgttctgactgtgggaagggattccatGGATCATCCGACCTTCATAGACaccagcgatttcacactggggaaaagccaaTCACTTGCAAATTCTGTTGGAAAGGTTTCACTTTATTATCTGGCCTACGgagacaccaatcagttcacactggggagaggccattcagctgctcagtctgtgggacgacattcagtcagtcatccgacCTACAAAGTCACaaaacgagttcacactggggagaagccattcacctgctcagactgtgggaagacattcactcagtcatcccacctacagagacaccggCGAGTTAA